The Candidatus Manganitrophaceae bacterium region GGAACGCCTTCGTTCTCATCGATGATCCTGATCGCGCCATCCTCGATTACAGCCGTGCTCTTGATTTAAAACCGAACTACGCCGAGGCCTACGCCAGCCGCAGCCTTGCTTATATGGGCAAAGGGGACAAAGAGGCCGCCCTCTCCGATTATCAGAAAGCGCTCAAGCTCGCCACCGATCCCTCACTCCGAAAAGAGATCATGAAAGGGCTCCATGACGCCATGACAATGTAAGCCGCGCCTCGCTTACTTCGTCACCGCCGCCAAGAAACGCTCGATCGCATAGGCGCTGATCTGCCCGCACGGGCCGTTGAAGTGCGCATCACACGCATGGGTCGCCCAGGGGAGCGAGAGGAGAAGCGCGGGACGCCCCACTTCTTCGAGGCGGGCCGCCAACCGCTCGCTCTGAACCGGGGAGACGAGCTCATCGCGCCCGCCGTGGATCAACAGGGTCGGCGGGGTCGGCGGGCCGACGAAGCGGATCGGTGAAGCGGCGTCATACGCGGTCGGCCGGCGGACCGGCGGGCCGCCGAGATACCCTTCCAGGAGCCCGCGCGAGTCGATCACCCATCGGTTCCCCGGATGCGCATAGCTGTACTGAAGATCGGCCGGTGCATAAAACGCGACCACCCCGCGGACCATCCCCGGCTCGGCGGTGTAGGCGACGAGGAGCGCCAACTCCCCGCCGGCCGACCGGCCGAGGAGGACGAGCCGCTCCGGATCGACTCCGAGCTCGCCGGCGTTCGCTTTGAGATAAGCAATCGCCCCCTTCACGTCATCGTATGCGGCGGGAAAAGGGGCGCGGGGGGCGAGGCGATAATCGATCGAAGCGACCAGATATCCCCGTGCAGCAAGGTAGCGGTTGAGTTGGGGAAGCTCGCTCCGGTCGCCGCTCCGCCAGCCACCTCCATGAACGATCAGAACGACCGGGGCCGGCGCTTGTGAGAGGCGCGGGAGGTAGAGATCGATTCCGAGCGTCTGGCCGGCAACCGTCTTATAGCTTCGTTGCACCTCCCGGACCTCGGGTGAAGCGATCCCCCGAAAGAGGTCGAGCGGATTCAGTGGGGCCGGCCGCGGCGCCGCCCCGACGACAAAACGAGGCGCCGCTTCTCCGAAGGCCGCGGTGAGGCGCGACGGAAGCGAAGCGGCCACCGGAAAGGCGCGGAGCAGCGGGCTGATCAGCAAGAGGGTGGTCAGGAGGCCGAGGAGCGCGGCGATCCGTCCGGCGAGGGAGGCGCGCCCGCCGGGCAGAAACAGAAAGAGCGGCAGCGGCGCGAAGAGGTATCCCCATTCGGTGACACCGATCGCCACCATCCAGAGCAGAGTGGTGGGGGCGGGGAAAAATGCCAGCAGAGAGACCGCCAGCCCAAGCCCCCCGGCAGCGAGCCGAAGCCGGCTGTTCGGCGCGCGTCCGGGTCGGTTCCGATCCATGACCATGTCCGTCTGACTTTCTGAGTGTAATGCTTATTAGAACGGAACGTGGAGGAGGTCGGCCGAGAGACACGGCTGCACCCCTTTTCCGACCGGCTCGGCCTCAAACCGGAGGGTCGGGAGCTGAACGGTGAGATGTCCGTTATCGATTTCGGCGAAGGCCCGCGATGCTTTCCCTATTCCATAGAGGGTCCCGGCGATGACGCCAGCCCCCGCGCCGACCGCAATGTCCTTCAGATGATCGCTCGGATGTTTCGTGAAAGCCATGACAGCGGCCCCGACCAGCGCCCCTGCCAGCCCACCGTAGAAGCCGTCGGTGAAGACCTGCTTTGCCGTATCGTCCGCGTGAGCCGATGGCGGGACAATTTCAAGCAGCAGTAAGAACAAAACGGCCAGGCCAATCGTCTTTTTCATCGCTTTCCCCTGAAACGGTGCCGACCTGATGCTCGGCCTTCCAAACGGCGCGATGGTACACCAGCCGAACCGAGAATGCAACTCCGGCGGCATCCTTTAGTCCCGGCCTTGACAATTAAATGGCATCGCAGGCAACATACCCTTCATGCAAGAAGCCTCCGTCATCGACCGCACCCGCAAACCGATCGTCGTCGTCAGCCGATGCCTTGAGTTTGCCCCTTGTCGATACAATGGCGCGATGATTGCCGATCGGTTCGTGAAGCAGCTGGAGCCGCATGTCACTTTCGTTCCGATCTGCCCGGAGCTGGAGATCGGCCTCGGCGTCCCCCGCGACCCGGTTCGGGTCGTCTCGGAGCACGGGATGCTTCGTCTGCTGCAGCCGTCCACCGGCCGAGATCTGTCCGATCGGATGCGCCATTTCTCCAATCGGTTTCTCTCCTCCATCGATCAGGTCGACGGGTTCATTTTAAAAAACCGCTCCCCCTCTTGCGGGATCAAAGATGTGAAGCACTTCCCCAAGCACGAGGCCCATGCGCCGAGCGGTAAGGGGGCCGGCTTCTTTGCAGCGGCGGTGCTCGAACAATTTCCCGGCCTCGCAATCGAAGATGAAGGGCGACTGAACAACCCCAAACTCAGAGACCACTTCCTGACGAAGCTCTTTACCCTCGCCCGGTTTCGCGCGGCGAGAGAGATTGGAACGGCGGAAGCGCTGATCCGCTTCCACGCAACCCACAAACTTCTGTTGATGGCTTATTATCAAAAAGAGATGCGCCTCCTCGGACAGATCGTCGCCAACCCGGAGAAGGAGGCTCCCGCCGCCCTCTTCAACAGATACGCCCCTGCTCTGCAACAGGCCCTCTCCCGTCCGCCCCGAGCCTCCTCCCACATCAATACGCTGATGCACGCATTCGGCTACTTCTCAGAGACCCTCTCCAAAAAAGAAAAAGCTTTCTTCCTGAAGCGACTCGACGCCTACCGCGCAGGACACCTCCCGCTGAGCGCCCCCTCCAGCATCCTCCGCGCCTGGGTGGTCCGCTTCCAAACCACCTACCTCCAAGACCAACGCTATTTCGAGCCCTATCCCGAATCGCTGAACCTCACCGAAGAGGAGACCCTCAAACCGAAGAAGAAGCGGATTGTCTCCTAATTATCTAAATTAAAATTGTATCCTTATATAAATGAATGCCTAGTGTGGATCTGCTTTTCTACAATCAGACATTCCATCCACTACATTAGGTCAGCCGATGCAGCAGTCCGTCGCTGTACTGTGCGCGGTCGCTGTAGCGTCTGACCGTGGGGATCCAAGGGGGCTTGTCCCCCTGGTGTCCCTTGGGAAGCCGAAGGGGGTTGGGCAAGCAACCCCCGCGGTGGGGCGTGGGGTGAAACCCCGCTCCATCTTCTTAATCTTCTGCCTCCTCTTACTAAAAGAGAGGAAGTAACAAGGCTCGCGAACCAACTTCACCCGTTCATTACGACCTCACCCAAACGCAAAATCCCCTTGACCCTCCCCTATAAACCGGCTATCCTCTCGCCAATTACTATATTTATAATAGCGGACGGAGATCCCGATGCTCGGCACCCCCCTTTCTAAAAACGCGTTCCGCCTGATGCTCCTCGGCGCAGGAGAGTTGGGAAAAGAGGTGGCGATTGAAGCGCAGCGGCTCGGCGTGGAGGTCATCGCGGTCGATCGCTATTCGAATGCCCCCGCGATGCAGGTGGCGCATCGGAATTATGTCATCGACATGCTCGACCCGCGGGCGCTCGACAACGTGATCTACCGGGAGTGGCCCGACCTGATCGTCCCCGAGATTGAGGCGATCGCCACCGATTATCTGGCCGAGGTGGAGAAAAACTTCACCGTCATCCCGACCGCCCGCGCCACCCGGCTGACGATGAATCGGGAGGGGATCCGCCGGCTGGCGGCGGAGGAGCTCAAGCTCCCGACGAGCCGATTCTACTTTATCGACCGGCCGGAGCAATTGAAAGAAGCGGCGGCGACGCTCGGCTATCCCTGTGTCATGAAGCCGATCATGTCTTCCTCCGGAAAAGGACAGTCGGTCGTCCGCTCCGAGAAGGATCTCCCGGCGGCATGGGAATATGCGATGACCGCCGGCCGGGCGAAAGGGGCCCGGATCATCCTCGAAGCGTTTATCGATTTTGATTATGAGATCACCTTGCTGACCGTCCGCGCCGTGAATGGAACGGTCTTCTGCCCGCCGATCGGACACATTCAGATCGACGGCGATTACCGCCAGTCGTGGCAGCCCCACCCGATGTCGGAGGCCGCCCTGAACAAAGCCAAAACGATCGCCCGAACGGTAACGGAAAACCTCGGTGGCCGGGGGATCTTCGGCGTCGAGCTCTTCGTCAAAGGGGAGGAGGTCTATTTCTCCGAGGTCTCCCCCCGGCCCCACGACACCGGGCTCGTCACCTTGATCAGCCAAGATCTCTCCGAGTTCGCCCTGCATGTCCGGGCGATCCTCGGCTTTCCGGTCCATCCCCCGGTAATCCAGACCCCCGGCGCCTCCGCCGTCCTCCTCGCGGAAAAAGAAGCGATCGCCCCCTCGTACGAGATCGGCCCCGCCCTGCTGGAGCCGGGGATTCAGATCCGGCTCTTCGGAAAACCCGACTGCCGAAAAAACCGGCGGCTCGGGGTCGTCCTCGCCCCCGGCAAAGACCCCTTCGAGGCGCGCGATCTGGCAATGAAGGCGGCCGGCCTCGTCAAAATCAGCTATTGAGTCGTCCCTCGCTCACCCTCCCGAAAAAAGGGTTGATCACTCCCCGCCGCTTTGCTATTAATAGAAGCGCATTCATCACCCCGACATGGAGGTTCTTCATCCTGATCTTTTGGCCTATTCTCGCCATCCTCTTTTTTCTCGACAGCCGGATTCGTGACGGAATTCAACAGCTCAAAGATCCGACCGGATATCAAATAATGCGGTGTATCAGCTACATCGGGGCGGGGGAGATCCTCTTTGTCGTCAGCCTCCTCGTTCTGATCGTCGGCCTGATCAAACGGCAGGAGCGAACGCAGGAGGCCGGCCGATACGGCATGTACGCCACCGCGTTCGCCGGGCTGTTGGGCCAGATCATCAAACACCTCCTCGGCCGGCCCCGGCCCCGTTTGGCGGCGGTTACAACCTTTCCGGTCGGCCCGACCTTCGCCTCCGGATACGACTCGTTTCCCTCCGGCCATGCCACCGCCTCCTTCGCCCTCGCGCTCGTCTTGTCGCACTACTACCCGCGCGGGAAATTCTTTTTTTATGCGGTGGCGGCATTGATTTCGTTCTCCCGGGTCTACCTCGGCTCTCACTATGCCTCCGATGTTTTCGGCGGGGCCGGGATCGGGCTCCTCTCCGCCTCGCTGATCTTTCAATGGCGGGAGGCGATTCATTTTAAAGAGACACAAATCAGGCAGTCGGTGCGGAACCAGCTGCGCGGAGGGGCACGATGATGGCGGCTTCCCCGGCTCCCCGATTCCTCTCCAACCGAAACGCGGCGGTCGGATTGCTTCTGGTCACCACTTTTCTCTTTTTCTTCAAGCTCGGCTCGATCTATCTCTTCGACGTCGACGAAGCGGTCTTCTCGGAAGCGACGCGGGAGATGGTCGAAACCGGCGACTGGATCACCCCGCATTACAACGAGGTCAACCGCTACGACAAGCCGATCCTCTTTTATTGGATGATGGCCCTCTCCTATCGGCTCTTCGGAATCAACGAATTCGGCGCCCGGTTCGCCTCGGCGGCGATGGGGGTGGCGCTGGTCTGGATGACCTACCGGTTCGTCTCTGCCCATCGCGGCGCGCGGGCCGGGTGGGTCTCCGGATTTATTTTGGCGACGTCGCTCGAGATGATCGGACTGGCCCACTCCGCCATCACCGACATGACCCTGACCTTCTTCGTCTCCCTCGCCCTCTTCGGCTTCTTCCAGGGGTATGCGGCGACCGATCCGGGCCCGAAGCGGTGGGGCTATTGGGGATGTTTTGTCGGGATGGCGCTCGCCATGTTGACCAAAGGATTGATCGGAATCGTTTTTCCGGGGGCGATTATCTTATTGTTCATCCTCCTCACCGGACGGCTGCCGATCGTTCTGAAGGAAGCGCGTCCCGTTTCGGGAACGTTGCTCTTCATGGCGGTGGCGCTTCCTTGGTATCTACTGGAATTTTCGGTGAACGGCCTCGAGTTTTTTCAGGCCTTCTTCATCAAGCACCATCTGACCCGCTATACGGAGGTTGTCTCGGGACACCGCGGCCCGTTCTACTATTTCATCCTCGTCATCCTGATCGGCTTTTTCCCCTGGAGCGCTTTTTTCCCGGCCGCCCTCTTTCACGCGGTTCCCAAAAATCTAAAAGCCTTTAGAGCGCAATCGCCTGACCGGCAGCTTCCCCTCTTTACCCTGCTTTGGTTTGCGATTATTTTTATCTTCTTCTCCGCCTCCAAAACGAAATTGCCGAACTACATCGCCACCCTCTTTCCGGCGATGGCCGTTTTGGTCGGGCTCTGGTGGGAAGAGCAGCAGGTGTCGGATCGGTGGCTGAAACGGAGCGCTTTTTTTTTGGCGGCGATCGGCTTTTTGTTGGGAACCGGATTGATGGTCGCGCCGACGTTCGTCATGAAAGCCCAGGCGCAGCTCCCCCCCTCTCCGTTTCTCGATGTCCTCCCCGAACTCACCGCGCCGCTTAAAATCGTCGCGGCGGTCCTTTTTCTCGGGATGCTCACCGCGGCCTATTTTTTAAGGTCCTTTCAGAAAGAGCGCGCTTTTGCTACAATGGTCGCGACGATCGTTTTGTTCACGGCGACGTTGTTGGCGCTGGTCGTTCCACCGGTGGCGGAGGTGGTCCAAGGACCGCTCCACGATTATGCGACGCAGGCGGGAGAGCAGCTTCGGGGCAACGAGAAGTTGGTCGTCTATGGGTTGAACAAGCCGAGCGTCGTCTTTTATGCGCGGCATTCGATCGTCCCCTTCATCCGCCATGAGCCGGAGAGTTTCGAGGCGCTGAAAAAGATTCTGGCGGCCCCGGAGCGGAGTTTCATCATCACCAAAAGCAAGCTGGTCTCCGAGCTTCAGAAGGAGCCGTCCTTCGTTCTCTTGGATCAGCGGGGCGCCTATGCCTTCGGCTCCAACCGGCCGCTCTCCCCGCCGCCGACCTAACCGGATCGTTTCACAGGATTGTTAGACAGGATGGCTTCAATGGATCAGGAAAATCTAAAAGAAGAAGCGGTGCCGAACCTCTCGGTCGTCGTGCCCCTTTTCAACGAGCGGGAGAGCATCCGGCCGTTGACGGAGGCGATCGTCAAATCGCTCTCCAAAATCGGCGAGCCGTTTGAGGTGATTTACGTCGACGACGGGAGCACCGACGGCAGCGACGCCGTCCTCCGCGAGATCTGCCTCCACTACCCGAGGGTCAAGGCGATCCGCTTCCGCCGCAACTTCGGTCAGACGGCGGCGATGTCGGCCGGGTTCGATCACGCGCAGGGGACGATCATCATCGCGATGGACGGCGATCTGCAGAACGATCCGGAAGATGTCCCCAAGCTGCTCAAGAAGATGGCGGAAGGGTATGATATCGTCAACGGCTGGCGGCGGGACCGGCAGGATAAAAAGTTTACCAAGGTCCTCCCCTCCAAAATCGCCAACTGGCTGATCGGCCGGACCACCGGGGTGAAGCTGCACGACTACGGCTGCTCGCTCAAAGCCTATCGCGCCGATGTGATTAAGAACGTCCCCCTCTACGGCGAGCTCCACCGGTTCATCCCGGCGCTCGCCAGCATCTACGGGGCCCAGATCACCGAGATTCCAGTTAACCATCATTCGCGGAAGTACGGCCGGAGCAAATACACCCTCTCGAAGACCTCGCGCGTCTTGATCGACCTGATCCTCGTTCTCTTCCTCAAAACTTTCTCCCATCGCCCTTTTCAGCTCTTCGGGATGTTCGGGCTCCTCCTCTTCACCGCCGGCTTTGCGATCGACGGGCTGCTGGCGGTGGAGAAGATCGTCTGGGGAGCCCAGCTCGCAAACCGTCCCCTCCTCCTCTTCGGAACGGTCCTCATCTTGGCCGGTCTTCAGATCTTCAGCCTCGGGATTCTGGCGGAGATTCAAATCCGGACCTACTACGAGTCTCAGAAGAAGCCGATCTACAGCATCAAGGAGATCATTCAGTAAAGTGCGCCTTCAGGGTCAGGTCGCGTTGATCACCGGGGGAAGTCGCGGGATCGGCTATGCCGTCGCGGAAGCTTATCTTCGTGAAGGGGCGCGCGTCGCAATCTGCGGGCGGGATGCGGGGCGGCTCAAAGAAGCGGCGGTACGACTCGCCGAAATCGGGGAGGTGTTGTCGGTCGTCTGCGACGTCTCGGAGATCACCTCCGTCAAATCGATGGTCGGCGCGGTGGTGTCGCGGTTTGGACGGATCGACATCCTCATCAACAACGCCGGGATCAGCATGACCTACGGCCGCGTCGGCGACATCGATCCGCGCCGCTGGGCTTACGTGATCTCCGTCAATCTGGTCGGCACCTTCAACTGCTGTCACGCGGTGATCCCGCAGATGCTCCAACAGGGGAAAGGAAAGATCTTCAACCTCAAAGGCTACGGCGCCGACTTCCCCTCCCCGCGCGTCACCGCGTATGGCGCGACCAAGGCGGCGCTCGTCGCCTTCACCCGCTCGCTCGCCCGCGAGTACAAAGGGACGGGGATCACCGCCAACATCTTCTCTCCCGGGATGGTGAAGACCGATCTTTTGATGAGCGGCGAGGCGACCGAAGAAGGACGCCCTTATCGGGAAAAGATCGGCTGGTTCATCGATATGATGGCAAATCCGGTGGCGGTGCCGGCGGCGCTGGCAGTGAAGATGGCCTCGCCGGAAAACGACCGGGTCACCGGAAAAACGTTTCAGGTGATGACGAAGGGAAAATTCCTGCTCCGGCTGTTGAAGTATGGGCTGACGCGGCGGTGGAAGGGTGAGAAAAAGGCTGAAGATAAATAAGCAGAGCGCTGGATGAAGGACGATAAAACCAACCCGAAATGGAATCCGACCCTGTACGACGACAAGCACTCTTTCGTCTGGAAGTTCGGGGCCGAACTGATCGATCTCCTCGCCCCGCAGCCGGAAGAGCGAATCCTCGACATCGGCTGCGGGACGGGACACCTGACCGCCCGGATCGCTGCGCTCGGCGCGGAGATGGTCGGGATCGATGCCTCTGCCGAGATGATTGCCCAGGCGCGGAAAAGCTATCCTGCTCTCCGGCTTGAAGTCCAGGATGCGAGAGAGTTCCGATTCAGCGAACCGTTCGACGCCGTCTTCTCCAACGCCGCCCTTCACTGGATCAAAGCGCCGGAGCGGGTGATCGCCTGCATTGCACGCGCGCTCAAACCGGGCGGGCGGTTTGTGGCGGAGTTGGGTGGCAAGGGGAATATTGAGCGGATCGTCGGTGCAATGAGAGAAGCATTCAAAGCGGCCGGTTCTCCGCTGAAAGAAGAAATGATTCCATGGTACTTCCCGAGCATCGGCGAATACGCCACCTTGCTCGAAAAAAATGGTCTGGAGGTCACCGATGCCTCTCTCTTTGAGCGTCCGACCCCGCTCGAGGGGGGAGAAGCCGGCCTGCGCGACTGGATCGATACTTTCGCTGGAAGTCTCCTCCAGCAGGTTCCCCCCGACCGACGTGCCGCCGTCATCCAAACGATGGAAGACGTCCTTCGCCCCATACTATTCCAACTCGGTATCTGGCAGGCCGACTACAAGCGGCTTCGTTTGAAGGCGATCAAGAAGGAAGCATCCGGATGATTTCATATCAAGTCGAAAGGGATTGGTTGATCAGATGAAGCGCCGCCAACAAGAGAAGAGGGTCTTTCTTCTCTCAGTCTATTATCCCATCTCGCTTCTAGAAGGTTGACAGGCCTGGCGCATTCAACTTGCACATGAATTCCTGGCCATGAGGTCCGCACTGTCGTTCAACAAAGATGGACCGGTCTAAAAAACGGTGACTTACTACGCCGCGCAAAAAAACGAAGGATTCGAAGTATTCATCACAGCGGATCAAGACCTCGAATATCAGGAGAATCTCGCCCATTCTGGTCTCGGCATCATTGTTGTTAAAGCGACCAGAAATCGGATGAAGGAACTGAAGCCACTCGTCCCATCTGTCCTGCAAGCGTTATCGTCAATCCAGTCGGGAGAAGGTGTGCGAGTCAGTGCCTGACCACCATCTCCAGCCTTGCACAAAGATTAAATCCAAAGTAAACTAATTTCTATCAACCACGCCGCCCCCCCCTTATTGGAGACGTCATGGCAAAAAAAACCCGTCTTCCCGAGACCGATGAAGGGACCGTCCTCTACAAGATCGATCCGATTATCTTAAAGTGGCACTATGAAATCGACTATATTCATTCTTACGCCCAAGACTCCCCTTTCTTCGCCGGGCTGACGAAGGGAAAGCTCCTCGGAAGCGCCTGCACGAAGTGCAAAACCAAATACGCCACCCCCCGCGCGCACTGCATGGAATGCGGCGCGCCGACCGCCTGGATTGAGCTGCCGCTCGAGGGGAAGGTTCACACCTTCACCACCTGCT contains the following coding sequences:
- a CDS encoding Zn-ribbon domain-containing OB-fold protein, which translates into the protein MAKKTRLPETDEGTVLYKIDPIILKWHYEIDYIHSYAQDSPFFAGLTKGKLLGSACTKCKTKYATPRAHCMECGAPTAWIELPLEGKVHTFTTCYFGGEAFLKETPFTLILVEFRGVDTLFLSRLAGVAPDQAEIGMPVQAQFLRNSKFKATDVYFVPKEEK
- a CDS encoding phosphatase PAP2 family protein, with the translated sequence MSRPSLTLPKKGLITPRRFAINRSAFITPTWRFFILIFWPILAILFFLDSRIRDGIQQLKDPTGYQIMRCISYIGAGEILFVVSLLVLIVGLIKRQERTQEAGRYGMYATAFAGLLGQIIKHLLGRPRPRLAAVTTFPVGPTFASGYDSFPSGHATASFALALVLSHYYPRGKFFFYAVAALISFSRVYLGSHYASDVFGGAGIGLLSASLIFQWREAIHFKETQIRQSVRNQLRGGAR
- a CDS encoding glycosyltransferase family 39 protein codes for the protein MMAASPAPRFLSNRNAAVGLLLVTTFLFFFKLGSIYLFDVDEAVFSEATREMVETGDWITPHYNEVNRYDKPILFYWMMALSYRLFGINEFGARFASAAMGVALVWMTYRFVSAHRGARAGWVSGFILATSLEMIGLAHSAITDMTLTFFVSLALFGFFQGYAATDPGPKRWGYWGCFVGMALAMLTKGLIGIVFPGAIILLFILLTGRLPIVLKEARPVSGTLLFMAVALPWYLLEFSVNGLEFFQAFFIKHHLTRYTEVVSGHRGPFYYFILVILIGFFPWSAFFPAALFHAVPKNLKAFRAQSPDRQLPLFTLLWFAIIFIFFSASKTKLPNYIATLFPAMAVLVGLWWEEQQVSDRWLKRSAFFLAAIGFLLGTGLMVAPTFVMKAQAQLPPSPFLDVLPELTAPLKIVAAVLFLGMLTAAYFLRSFQKERAFATMVATIVLFTATLLALVVPPVAEVVQGPLHDYATQAGEQLRGNEKLVVYGLNKPSVVFYARHSIVPFIRHEPESFEALKKILAAPERSFIITKSKLVSELQKEPSFVLLDQRGAYAFGSNRPLSPPPT
- a CDS encoding DUF1722 domain-containing protein translates to MQEASVIDRTRKPIVVVSRCLEFAPCRYNGAMIADRFVKQLEPHVTFVPICPELEIGLGVPRDPVRVVSEHGMLRLLQPSTGRDLSDRMRHFSNRFLSSIDQVDGFILKNRSPSCGIKDVKHFPKHEAHAPSGKGAGFFAAAVLEQFPGLAIEDEGRLNNPKLRDHFLTKLFTLARFRAAREIGTAEALIRFHATHKLLLMAYYQKEMRLLGQIVANPEKEAPAALFNRYAPALQQALSRPPRASSHINTLMHAFGYFSETLSKKEKAFFLKRLDAYRAGHLPLSAPSSILRAWVVRFQTTYLQDQRYFEPYPESLNLTEEETLKPKKKRIVS
- a CDS encoding glycosyltransferase family 2 protein, translated to MASMDQENLKEEAVPNLSVVVPLFNERESIRPLTEAIVKSLSKIGEPFEVIYVDDGSTDGSDAVLREICLHYPRVKAIRFRRNFGQTAAMSAGFDHAQGTIIIAMDGDLQNDPEDVPKLLKKMAEGYDIVNGWRRDRQDKKFTKVLPSKIANWLIGRTTGVKLHDYGCSLKAYRADVIKNVPLYGELHRFIPALASIYGAQITEIPVNHHSRKYGRSKYTLSKTSRVLIDLILVLFLKTFSHRPFQLFGMFGLLLFTAGFAIDGLLAVEKIVWGAQLANRPLLLFGTVLILAGLQIFSLGILAEIQIRTYYESQKKPIYSIKEIIQ
- a CDS encoding SDR family oxidoreductase gives rise to the protein MRLQGQVALITGGSRGIGYAVAEAYLREGARVAICGRDAGRLKEAAVRLAEIGEVLSVVCDVSEITSVKSMVGAVVSRFGRIDILINNAGISMTYGRVGDIDPRRWAYVISVNLVGTFNCCHAVIPQMLQQGKGKIFNLKGYGADFPSPRVTAYGATKAALVAFTRSLAREYKGTGITANIFSPGMVKTDLLMSGEATEEGRPYREKIGWFIDMMANPVAVPAALAVKMASPENDRVTGKTFQVMTKGKFLLRLLKYGLTRRWKGEKKAEDK
- a CDS encoding alpha/beta hydrolase, with amino-acid sequence MDRNRPGRAPNSRLRLAAGGLGLAVSLLAFFPAPTTLLWMVAIGVTEWGYLFAPLPLFLFLPGGRASLAGRIAALLGLLTTLLLISPLLRAFPVAASLPSRLTAAFGEAAPRFVVGAAPRPAPLNPLDLFRGIASPEVREVQRSYKTVAGQTLGIDLYLPRLSQAPAPVVLIVHGGGWRSGDRSELPQLNRYLAARGYLVASIDYRLAPRAPFPAAYDDVKGAIAYLKANAGELGVDPERLVLLGRSAGGELALLVAYTAEPGMVRGVVAFYAPADLQYSYAHPGNRWVIDSRGLLEGYLGGPPVRRPTAYDAASPIRFVGPPTPPTLLIHGGRDELVSPVQSERLAARLEEVGRPALLLSLPWATHACDAHFNGPCGQISAYAIERFLAAVTK
- a CDS encoding methyltransferase domain-containing protein, which gives rise to MKDDKTNPKWNPTLYDDKHSFVWKFGAELIDLLAPQPEERILDIGCGTGHLTARIAALGAEMVGIDASAEMIAQARKSYPALRLEVQDAREFRFSEPFDAVFSNAALHWIKAPERVIACIARALKPGGRFVAELGGKGNIERIVGAMREAFKAAGSPLKEEMIPWYFPSIGEYATLLEKNGLEVTDASLFERPTPLEGGEAGLRDWIDTFAGSLLQQVPPDRRAAVIQTMEDVLRPILFQLGIWQADYKRLRLKAIKKEASG
- the purT gene encoding formate-dependent phosphoribosylglycinamide formyltransferase — translated: MPMLGTPLSKNAFRLMLLGAGELGKEVAIEAQRLGVEVIAVDRYSNAPAMQVAHRNYVIDMLDPRALDNVIYREWPDLIVPEIEAIATDYLAEVEKNFTVIPTARATRLTMNREGIRRLAAEELKLPTSRFYFIDRPEQLKEAAATLGYPCVMKPIMSSSGKGQSVVRSEKDLPAAWEYAMTAGRAKGARIILEAFIDFDYEITLLTVRAVNGTVFCPPIGHIQIDGDYRQSWQPHPMSEAALNKAKTIARTVTENLGGRGIFGVELFVKGEEVYFSEVSPRPHDTGLVTLISQDLSEFALHVRAILGFPVHPPVIQTPGASAVLLAEKEAIAPSYEIGPALLEPGIQIRLFGKPDCRKNRRLGVVLAPGKDPFEARDLAMKAAGLVKISY